A stretch of the Leptospira harrisiae genome encodes the following:
- a CDS encoding SDR family oxidoreductase — protein sequence MKITNNQKKNFWKNKVVWITGASSGIGEALVHELKDSGVNLVLSARRKSELERVKSQSELSDENCLILPLDLEKYATLGEFPEFVLQKFGRIDVLINNGGISQRSLAHETSLSTYRSLININFFGNIALSLALLPYFRQQKVGHIVSVASIAGKFGVPFRTGYSSSKFALTGFYEALRAENINHNIEITLVYPGFIKTNISENAYSGDGSKHGKLDPGIQEGIDSRVCAKQIISAIEDGRLEVVIARPKEKFAIFLHKYFPSLFAKLIPKAKVV from the coding sequence ATGAAAATAACAAATAATCAAAAAAAGAATTTTTGGAAAAACAAAGTAGTTTGGATCACGGGAGCTTCGTCAGGGATCGGAGAGGCATTGGTTCATGAATTGAAGGACTCAGGTGTAAATCTTGTTCTTTCTGCACGACGAAAGTCAGAATTGGAGAGAGTAAAAAGCCAATCAGAATTGTCAGACGAGAATTGTTTAATTTTACCTCTGGATTTAGAAAAATATGCTACGTTAGGAGAATTTCCGGAATTTGTACTTCAAAAATTTGGACGTATTGATGTGTTAATTAATAATGGAGGTATCAGCCAACGTTCGTTAGCTCATGAGACAAGTTTATCAACATACCGATCACTAATAAATATAAATTTCTTTGGTAATATTGCACTTTCTCTGGCTTTGTTACCTTATTTTAGACAACAAAAGGTTGGACATATCGTTAGTGTCGCGAGCATTGCAGGAAAATTTGGTGTTCCGTTTCGTACAGGATATTCCTCTTCAAAATTTGCGCTGACTGGTTTTTATGAAGCACTTCGTGCAGAAAATATAAATCATAACATAGAAATTACCTTAGTATATCCAGGATTTATAAAAACGAATATTTCAGAAAACGCATATTCTGGCGATGGTTCTAAACATGGGAAGCTTGATCCTGGGATTCAGGAAGGAATCGATTCTCGCGTTTGCGCAAAACAAATCATATCAGCTATTGAAGATGGAAGGTTGGAAGTTGTGATTGCCCGTCCAAAAGAAAAATTTGCCATCTTTTTACATAAATACTTTCCAAGTTTGTTTGCTAAATTGATTCCTAAGGCAAAAGTTGTCTAG
- a CDS encoding nuclear transport factor 2 family protein, protein MFSTSPSIPENLHISETKTKLEIASNVSSFAFRDSARWEELEDLFHKDATISISWFDGTVKNFIEKSRLMVDSGTPPTKHWISSPRITICGNRALSEADVMIMVRSYAGPIELDVTSYTRFYDQFELSEDGKWRIHKRTGIYEKDRFDPVGPSFLFWVTYLFLPLGKYPKELRHLAFGLERSGISVAQNVITSGSENEKKLKQKAWEWSGCEKFTNAKQP, encoded by the coding sequence TTGTTTTCTACTAGTCCTTCAATTCCAGAGAATTTACATATTTCTGAAACCAAAACAAAATTAGAAATTGCCTCCAATGTTTCTTCTTTTGCTTTTCGAGACTCAGCTCGGTGGGAAGAATTAGAAGACCTTTTCCATAAAGATGCAACGATCTCCATCAGTTGGTTTGATGGAACTGTAAAAAATTTTATAGAAAAATCTCGCCTAATGGTAGATAGTGGAACGCCACCGACAAAACATTGGATCTCATCGCCTAGGATCACCATTTGTGGAAACCGTGCCTTGAGTGAAGCAGATGTGATGATTATGGTTCGAAGTTATGCGGGACCAATCGAACTAGATGTAACTTCTTACACTCGGTTTTATGATCAATTTGAATTGAGTGAGGATGGGAAATGGCGTATTCATAAACGAACCGGTATTTATGAAAAGGATCGATTCGATCCTGTAGGCCCCTCCTTTCTATTTTGGGTAACCTATTTATTTTTGCCCCTCGGAAAATATCCAAAAGAACTACGCCATCTTGCTTTTGGATTAGAGCGAAGCGGCATATCAGTTGCACAAAACGTTATCACTTCAGGTAGCGAAAACGAAAAAAAGCTAAAACAAAAAGCTTGGGAATGGAGTGGATGTGAAAAGTTTACAAACGCAAAACAACCATAA